A region from the Benincasa hispida cultivar B227 chromosome 10, ASM972705v1, whole genome shotgun sequence genome encodes:
- the LOC120087778 gene encoding non-structural maintenance of chromosomes element 1 homolog isoform X1 — MVYRIISVSIFEASVVSELGFRMPELSWRHHTLIQALLARGPLREDHFHLLFTRITGKTPDNDQQLFNSYLLTINKALSFAQFELRGCRNQYDGRVYYGLVNNVSDEQSKLGTKYSVPQIAFYKAIVEAIAQDPSAQGGISNISALNLQLENQMGDTGSQSQVIPAAFKNFSISLKEKTIAELAQDKWLSCSPDGFVNLGVRSFLDLRSWFRSNDVPSCEVCNEAGVKAELCNTEDCTVRVHRYCLKKMLSNKKSKRACPGCGIQWRSTASNIESREEEDEPDTHTQDQPSSHKRKKSRLNIDIDLGSNEDCMAEAFQPPASRRATRRSARPR, encoded by the exons ATGGTCTATAGAATCATCAGTGTCTCAATTTTTGAAGCATCTGTTGTCTCTGAATTAGGGTTCAGAATGCCGGAGCTGAGTTGGAGACATCACACTCTCATTCAAGCGCTACTCGCACGCGGCCCACTCAGAGAGGATCACTTCCATCTGCTGTTTACGCGGATCACTGGAAAGACTCCAg ATAATGACCAGCAGCTTTTTAATAGTTACCTCCTGACAATAAATAAAGCACTTTCTTTTGCTCAGTTTGAGTTGAGAGGCTGCAGAAACCAATATGATGGTCGTGTTTACTATGGCTTGGTCAATAATGTTTCTGACGAGCAATCCAAACTGGGAACAAAGTATTCAGTTCCACAGATTGCCTTTTATAAAGCCATT GTTGAAGCAATTGCACAAGATCCATCTGCTCAAGGTGGAATATCCAACATTTCTGCTCTTAATCTGCAGTTGGAAAATCAG ATGGGGGATACAGGGTCCCAGTCCCAAGTCATACCAGCTGCTTTCAAGAATTTCTCAATCTCTCTCAAGGAAAAAACAATTGCCGAGCTTGCTCAGGATAAGTGGCTTAGTTGCAGCCCTGATGGTTTTGTAAATTTGGGTGTCAGATCGTTTCTTGATTTGCGAAGTTGGTTTCGCAGTAATGATGTACCTTCATGTGAAGTGTGCAATGAAGCTGGTGTGAAG GCAGAGTTGTGTAATACTGAAGATTGCACTGTCCGTGTACATCGGTATTGCCTTAAGAAAATGTTATCCAATAAAAAG AGTAAAAGGGCTTGCCCAGGTTGTGGCATTCAATGGCGATCTACAGCATCCAATATAGAGTCCAGGGAGGAAGAGGATGAGCCAGATACACACACTCAAGACCAACCATCATCACATAAGAGGAAGAAATCCAGGTTGAACATAGATATTGATTTAGGATCAAACGAAGACTGTATGGCAGAAGCTTTCCAACCTCCAGCTTCAAGGAGAGCAACACGAAGATCTGCACGCCCGCGTTAG
- the LOC120087778 gene encoding non-structural maintenance of chromosomes element 1 homolog isoform X2: protein MPELSWRHHTLIQALLARGPLREDHFHLLFTRITGKTPDNDQQLFNSYLLTINKALSFAQFELRGCRNQYDGRVYYGLVNNVSDEQSKLGTKYSVPQIAFYKAIVEAIAQDPSAQGGISNISALNLQLENQMGDTGSQSQVIPAAFKNFSISLKEKTIAELAQDKWLSCSPDGFVNLGVRSFLDLRSWFRSNDVPSCEVCNEAGVKAELCNTEDCTVRVHRYCLKKMLSNKKSKRACPGCGIQWRSTASNIESREEEDEPDTHTQDQPSSHKRKKSRLNIDIDLGSNEDCMAEAFQPPASRRATRRSARPR from the exons ATGCCGGAGCTGAGTTGGAGACATCACACTCTCATTCAAGCGCTACTCGCACGCGGCCCACTCAGAGAGGATCACTTCCATCTGCTGTTTACGCGGATCACTGGAAAGACTCCAg ATAATGACCAGCAGCTTTTTAATAGTTACCTCCTGACAATAAATAAAGCACTTTCTTTTGCTCAGTTTGAGTTGAGAGGCTGCAGAAACCAATATGATGGTCGTGTTTACTATGGCTTGGTCAATAATGTTTCTGACGAGCAATCCAAACTGGGAACAAAGTATTCAGTTCCACAGATTGCCTTTTATAAAGCCATT GTTGAAGCAATTGCACAAGATCCATCTGCTCAAGGTGGAATATCCAACATTTCTGCTCTTAATCTGCAGTTGGAAAATCAG ATGGGGGATACAGGGTCCCAGTCCCAAGTCATACCAGCTGCTTTCAAGAATTTCTCAATCTCTCTCAAGGAAAAAACAATTGCCGAGCTTGCTCAGGATAAGTGGCTTAGTTGCAGCCCTGATGGTTTTGTAAATTTGGGTGTCAGATCGTTTCTTGATTTGCGAAGTTGGTTTCGCAGTAATGATGTACCTTCATGTGAAGTGTGCAATGAAGCTGGTGTGAAG GCAGAGTTGTGTAATACTGAAGATTGCACTGTCCGTGTACATCGGTATTGCCTTAAGAAAATGTTATCCAATAAAAAG AGTAAAAGGGCTTGCCCAGGTTGTGGCATTCAATGGCGATCTACAGCATCCAATATAGAGTCCAGGGAGGAAGAGGATGAGCCAGATACACACACTCAAGACCAACCATCATCACATAAGAGGAAGAAATCCAGGTTGAACATAGATATTGATTTAGGATCAAACGAAGACTGTATGGCAGAAGCTTTCCAACCTCCAGCTTCAAGGAGAGCAACACGAAGATCTGCACGCCCGCGTTAG